The following coding sequences are from one bacterium window:
- the pilO gene encoding type 4a pilus biogenesis protein PilO: protein MRLNQHQIDIVFAAAGTVIIIGYVLLFQRPVNRRLKALRSEIRTISVSDLSAEALKSKLNLLNEEKARLSQEIDALRVRYFQADPLWDLMQSLSRMAEEAGLTVILVHPQTKSETDQYQQGALLVRLSGDFLSFYRFLAMFEKSVPGIRTSSLKIEARPAAPQPAEALAMEAQQAEGCPGEMRAGEAQPGDSQYLEEVQFDLITMPPS from the coding sequence ATGCGACTGAACCAGCACCAGATAGATATTGTCTTTGCGGCCGCAGGGACGGTGATTATTATCGGCTATGTTCTCCTGTTTCAGAGGCCGGTTAATAGAAGGCTCAAAGCCCTGCGCTCCGAAATCAGAACCATTTCGGTGAGCGACCTTTCCGCAGAAGCCCTGAAATCGAAGCTGAACCTGCTCAATGAGGAAAAAGCCAGACTCAGTCAGGAGATCGATGCCTTAAGGGTCCGCTATTTTCAGGCCGATCCCCTCTGGGACCTGATGCAAAGCCTGAGCAGAATGGCTGAGGAAGCCGGGCTCACGGTCATTCTGGTGCATCCCCAGACGAAATCGGAAACCGACCAATACCAGCAGGGCGCACTCCTGGTCAGGCTCAGCGGCGATTTTCTTTCCTTCTATCGATTTCTGGCCATGTTTGAAAAGTCCGTTCCCGGCATCAGAACCAGTTCCCTGAAAATCGAAGCCCGGCCCGCCGCCCCCCAGCCTGCTGAAGCGCTGGCGATGGAGGCTCAGCAGGCCGAAGGCTGTCCGGGTGAAATGCGGGCTGGCGAAGCCCAGCCTGGCGATAGCCAGTACCTGGAAGAAGTCCAGTTCGATCTTATTACCATGCCACCTTCATAA
- a CDS encoding PilN domain-containing protein has translation MADIHQINLIPPEILEERMNRLRIRKWSILITCQVICFCLLGIFFYGYLRRLESRANMLRRSSREIKEGESRLVLAYENVRDLAQKRESLLGMVHNQRLTPVLLSLAEAMDPKTRLVGLWVERGKAIDRESTGGGGVTHNYYILKLSGISRSYQSLSNFLLHLQQNKSFQQIRLIKSDMDEKDRSLVGFEIALTYREIEQT, from the coding sequence ATGGCAGATATTCACCAAATCAACCTGATTCCACCCGAAATCCTCGAAGAGCGGATGAACCGGCTGAGAATCAGGAAATGGTCAATTCTTATCACCTGCCAGGTCATCTGCTTTTGCCTTCTGGGCATCTTTTTTTATGGCTATCTCAGGAGGCTGGAAAGCCGGGCAAACATGCTTCGCCGCAGCAGCCGTGAAATAAAAGAGGGAGAGAGCAGACTGGTCCTGGCCTATGAGAACGTCAGGGATCTCGCGCAGAAAAGGGAATCGCTGCTGGGTATGGTGCATAACCAGCGCCTGACTCCGGTTCTGCTGAGTCTGGCCGAGGCTATGGACCCGAAAACCAGACTTGTCGGGCTCTGGGTCGAGAGAGGAAAGGCCATCGATAGAGAAAGCACCGGGGGTGGTGGAGTAACCCATAATTACTATATCCTGAAATTATCGGGCATAAGCCGCTCCTACCAGAGCCTGAGCAATTTCCTCCTCCACCTTCAACAGAATAAATCCTTTCAGCAGATCAGGCTGATTAAATCGGATATGGATGAGAAGGACCGCTCCCTCGTCGGCTTTGAAATAGCATTAACCTATCGTGAGATAGAGCAAACATGA
- the pilM gene encoding pilus assembly protein PilM — protein sequence MITRTVFSAIGLDMLPDRVRLLQLKCQGELLSIHEAAQAEVKGKGKEGMGLLDALRKVLSGRKLKGNHVMAALPGHMVTTIPIRFSLKEGEGIEQAILREAHNYLSFPLEKGVIDYLNLPLSDQRSSKAALLIASKREDIVNCLDLFKQAGLDASVIEPRYCSLFRTIQWARQGEPLKDQFIFSMEENLTMLMVIVDEQILVVREVAWGVNTIREKVGKALGLSGKKVDRILQQYGVDPGNPQDFSQEKAASFLLDDRELRQVISEVLSPILEDLCQEIQKVLSYCVSLVQQRVIDRALLLGEGARIRFLDRFVQQRTGIQVSTWPGVSILNELAEVPAFFEVALGLTLRGMKNRLPGRPAACPGGA from the coding sequence ATGATCACAAGAACGGTTTTTTCAGCCATCGGCCTCGATATGCTCCCGGACAGGGTACGGCTCCTGCAACTGAAATGTCAGGGAGAACTTCTCTCGATCCATGAGGCGGCTCAGGCTGAAGTCAAGGGGAAAGGAAAGGAAGGGATGGGGCTTCTCGATGCCCTGCGAAAGGTTTTATCCGGGAGAAAACTGAAGGGAAACCATGTTATGGCTGCCTTGCCGGGTCATATGGTTACTACGATCCCGATTCGATTTTCGCTCAAGGAAGGAGAAGGAATAGAGCAGGCCATCCTTCGGGAGGCCCATAACTACCTTTCCTTTCCCCTTGAGAAGGGCGTAATAGACTACCTCAATCTTCCCTTATCGGACCAAAGGTCATCAAAAGCCGCCCTCCTGATAGCCAGCAAAAGAGAAGATATCGTAAATTGCCTCGATCTTTTCAAACAGGCGGGCCTCGATGCTTCAGTCATCGAGCCTCGCTACTGCTCACTGTTTCGGACAATCCAATGGGCCCGGCAGGGAGAACCCCTGAAAGATCAGTTTATCTTCTCGATGGAAGAAAATCTTACCATGCTCATGGTTATCGTGGATGAGCAGATCCTGGTGGTACGGGAGGTGGCCTGGGGAGTAAATACCATTCGGGAAAAGGTGGGAAAGGCACTGGGACTGTCAGGAAAAAAGGTTGACAGAATTCTCCAGCAGTATGGAGTGGATCCTGGAAATCCGCAGGATTTCAGCCAGGAGAAAGCCGCATCCTTTCTTCTCGATGACCGGGAGCTTCGCCAGGTAATCTCCGAGGTACTCAGCCCGATTCTCGAAGACCTGTGCCAGGAAATCCAGAAAGTTCTCTCCTATTGTGTTTCCCTGGTCCAGCAGCGGGTGATTGACCGGGCGCTTCTGCTCGGTGAGGGAGCAAGGATCCGATTTCTGGACCGCTTCGTTCAGCAGAGAACCGGAATTCAGGTTTCGACCTGGCCGGGGGTATCGATCCTGAATGAATTAGCTGAAGTACCCGCATTTTTTGAAGTTGCGCTGGGGCTCACCCTGCGCGGCATGAAAAATCGTCTGCCCGGCCGGCCGGCGGCATGCCCTGGAGGAGCTTAA
- a CDS encoding DNRLRE domain-containing protein yields MKKKKSYLVRNKSGFALVMVMVTVLILELICFFLAQVRGVQTTIAFNRTQKLKSLYLAQAGLAHGLWQLQKDPDWRTQMTNIPLGGGTYTVSLSEDAPHQKILVTSQAAISETRSSAQRTVYWLTIQPPYTSDTQEADTYLKEGSPDSVYDDKAELLLDSEAAGGKRCRTLVRFNFSKRSIPPDARIVSSFFSMYLYDPPDGGFIPDVYRIHRVTQDWVPHETTWKERNKNTHLVWSTPGGAFDPGYEDSKIFTALGWQKWRTTGLTRYWMKYPAQNYGFILETDIREGNNEYTFRSSSYSDNPTLRPKLTVYYLDSRRP; encoded by the coding sequence TTGAAAAAGAAAAAAAGTTATCTTGTAAGAAACAAGTCCGGCTTTGCCCTGGTCATGGTCATGGTTACGGTGCTTATTCTGGAGCTTATTTGTTTTTTTCTGGCCCAGGTCCGGGGCGTGCAGACGACAATTGCCTTTAACCGGACCCAAAAGCTGAAGTCGTTGTATCTTGCCCAAGCAGGTCTTGCCCACGGATTGTGGCAATTACAGAAAGATCCGGACTGGAGAACGCAAATGACGAACATCCCATTGGGTGGTGGCACTTACACGGTTTCCCTGAGCGAGGATGCTCCTCATCAGAAGATACTTGTCACCAGCCAGGCCGCAATCAGCGAGACCAGGTCATCTGCCCAAAGAACTGTTTACTGGCTGACGATCCAGCCGCCATATACCAGCGATACCCAAGAGGCCGATACTTACCTTAAAGAGGGGAGCCCGGATAGTGTATATGACGACAAAGCTGAACTTCTCCTGGACAGCGAGGCAGCGGGGGGAAAAAGATGTCGGACACTGGTTCGATTTAATTTCAGCAAGCGCTCAATACCTCCGGATGCCCGTATTGTATCCAGCTTCTTCTCAATGTATCTGTATGACCCGCCGGATGGTGGTTTTATCCCCGATGTCTATCGCATTCACCGGGTTACCCAGGATTGGGTGCCCCATGAAACAACCTGGAAGGAGCGAAATAAAAATACACACCTTGTATGGTCAACCCCTGGAGGTGCCTTTGATCCTGGCTATGAAGACAGTAAAATCTTTACCGCTCTTGGCTGGCAAAAGTGGCGGACTACCGGCCTGACCCGCTACTGGATGAAGTATCCGGCCCAAAATTATGGCTTTATTTTGGAGACGGACATCCGGGAAGGAAATAATGAATATACATTCCGCAGCAGCAGTTATTCAGACAATCCCACCCTTCGCCCCAAATTGACCGTCTACTATCTGGATTCAAGGAGGCCCTGA
- a CDS encoding prepilin-type N-terminal cleavage/methylation domain-containing protein, protein MHRGKDNSGLTLLELLMAMSIISILAGVTSRVLMTALEAWDYSRHQSEAIHSACWALDHITSRARASNRLLLPFRGADPNHPPEVLAFSAMIDTDGDGLVDEDQGADITADGAAGILGVDDDADGSVDESTANDDDEDGFYFFWWWQVNEDCMDGVDNNGDGFIDEDPPSDINDDGYPGIAGKDDDGDGSIDEGDYRDDDEDGQINEDPVEYWVYYLDPNSSLVERYGGGGQPVVLLERVTAFEVSRTESGSGRSGFSLVLGVSTPDGEDVRLRTMVYLKGITH, encoded by the coding sequence ATGCACAGGGGAAAGGATAACTCAGGGTTGACCTTGCTGGAATTGCTCATGGCCATGAGCATTATCTCGATTCTGGCCGGAGTAACTTCCCGCGTTCTGATGACAGCCCTGGAGGCATGGGATTACAGCCGGCACCAGAGTGAAGCGATACACAGTGCATGCTGGGCTCTGGATCACATCACAAGCCGGGCCAGAGCCTCAAACCGGCTCCTGCTTCCTTTCCGGGGTGCGGACCCCAACCATCCTCCGGAGGTATTGGCTTTCTCGGCCATGATTGACACTGATGGAGATGGGCTGGTCGACGAGGATCAGGGTGCGGATATCACTGCCGACGGGGCAGCGGGGATTTTGGGCGTTGATGACGATGCCGACGGCAGCGTTGACGAGAGCACTGCCAATGACGATGATGAGGACGGGTTTTACTTTTTCTGGTGGTGGCAGGTGAATGAGGATTGTATGGATGGAGTGGACAATAATGGAGATGGCTTTATCGATGAGGATCCCCCTTCAGATATCAACGATGACGGCTATCCAGGCATAGCCGGCAAGGACGATGACGGTGATGGGTCGATTGATGAGGGAGATTACCGGGATGATGATGAAGATGGCCAGATAAACGAGGACCCCGTCGAGTACTGGGTTTATTACCTTGATCCCAATAGCAGCCTGGTGGAAAGATATGGAGGGGGCGGGCAGCCCGTGGTTCTTCTTGAGCGGGTAACCGCTTTTGAGGTCAGCCGAACGGAATCAGGCAGCGGCAGGTCTGGTTTCAGTCTGGTTCTGGGTGTATCCACTCCCGATGGAGAGGATGTCCGGCTCAGGACCATGGTCTATTTAAAGGGCATTACCCATTGA
- a CDS encoding prepilin-type N-terminal cleavage/methylation domain-containing protein → MSSQCPCREQGFSLLEVVLAMAIVSLAMVPIAQNLSGSLKIGFDGKSAAQNCCLAQAKMEEILAQDFDLMASASGTQILGVSITWQVTVSLHDGDGDSNPDPDLKYISLQVGDVRLETLRFRML, encoded by the coding sequence ATGAGCAGCCAATGTCCCTGTCGGGAACAGGGTTTTTCACTCCTGGAGGTGGTTCTGGCCATGGCCATTGTGTCTCTGGCTATGGTCCCCATAGCCCAGAACCTTTCCGGGAGCCTGAAAATCGGTTTCGATGGCAAGTCGGCAGCTCAGAATTGCTGCCTTGCTCAGGCCAAGATGGAGGAGATTCTGGCCCAGGACTTCGATCTCATGGCCAGTGCCAGTGGTACCCAGATTCTGGGAGTGAGTATTACCTGGCAGGTGACGGTCTCTCTCCACGATGGAGACGGGGACTCCAATCCGGATCCGGATTTGAAGTATATCTCCCTCCAGGTTGGAGACGTAAGGCTGGAGACCTTGCGGTTCAGGATGCTCTAG
- a CDS encoding GspH/FimT family pseudopilin yields the protein MMHKSDPYGFTLLELLWVLSILAILLSAIVPHFSGALSQMGLENKAREIYMALAYVQQQAVNRNATFGLSFDLTAGHQEVTCYRNIGYDAYGQPILDPNNVLRNPVTKKFYLIAVDQGEPSGDMRLTEADFGGNHWVEFNSLGEPNSQGRITLAGAGSSHAITVSQIGRLTFE from the coding sequence ATGATGCATAAATCGGATCCATATGGCTTTACCCTTTTGGAACTGCTGTGGGTATTGTCCATTCTGGCTATTCTGTTATCGGCGATAGTGCCGCATTTCTCAGGAGCCCTATCCCAGATGGGATTGGAAAATAAAGCCCGTGAGATATATATGGCCCTGGCGTATGTACAGCAGCAGGCGGTAAACCGGAATGCCACCTTTGGCCTCTCGTTCGATCTGACTGCGGGACATCAGGAAGTTACCTGCTACCGGAACATTGGTTATGATGCTTACGGGCAGCCCATTCTTGATCCGAATAACGTGCTCAGAAACCCGGTAACGAAAAAATTCTACCTGATCGCGGTAGATCAGGGAGAGCCTTCGGGCGATATGCGGCTGACAGAGGCTGACTTTGGTGGAAACCATTGGGTAGAGTTTAACTCTCTGGGAGAGCCAAACAGCCAGGGACGAATCACCCTGGCCGGAGCCGGTTCCTCCCATGCCATTACCGTCAGCCAGATTGGCAGGTTAACTTTTGAATAG
- a CDS encoding type II secretion system protein, whose protein sequence is MMRKDKPSGNRFWRSDDGFTLIELLMVVIILGILAAVVIPQFSSSSDDAKISALKSNLNTIRGALELYQVQHSGKYPDPNNFVTTLTQYTDQNGNVSATKDSTYKYGPYLKQGFPQNPFPQDPTKADQVLIDKDTATIGTVTATAAADGPGWKYVAQTGEFIANHPDYDQY, encoded by the coding sequence ATGATGAGGAAGGATAAGCCTTCAGGGAACAGATTCTGGCGAAGCGATGATGGCTTTACTTTGATCGAGCTGTTGATGGTAGTCATTATTCTGGGTATTCTGGCAGCCGTGGTTATCCCTCAATTTTCATCTTCAAGTGATGACGCCAAGATATCCGCCTTAAAATCCAACCTGAACACTATCCGGGGAGCATTGGAGCTCTACCAGGTCCAGCATAGCGGCAAGTATCCTGATCCCAATAACTTTGTGACCACCCTGACGCAGTACACGGATCAAAATGGAAACGTAAGCGCGACTAAGGACAGCACCTATAAATATGGCCCCTATCTCAAGCAGGGATTTCCCCAAAATCCCTTTCCCCAGGATCCGACCAAGGCTGATCAGGTTCTGATTGATAAGGATACCGCAACCATCGGCACAGTGACGGCAACTGCGGCCGCTGATGGTCCCGGCTGGAAGTATGTAGCCCAGACCGGTGAATTTATTGCCAATCATCCCGATTATGACCAGTATTGA